From a single Pempheris klunzingeri isolate RE-2024b chromosome 2, fPemKlu1.hap1, whole genome shotgun sequence genomic region:
- the b4galnt1b gene encoding beta-1,4 N-acetylgalactosaminyltransferase 1, whose product MRSLRKTVLLAILVSVVLVLALLHSWPTRAYTTVDVWQRPVPIVERHLEERLPEPDHRLGNIPFRVRESVASLLARNGCVCEGESGGVNLPFAQLLFPRVSAHPLHTAFEASELEEMKRRRAKEYKSFQKRSQTPADVLMIAEANSPLQYPTQGVEVRPLKTIIIPGLAIHDLPRDHYSINITATLGTLNVAAEVDGVKIKGDGEMHMTLSSSLLPSLNRQLQFVTYTNTLFHPSTVDTVQFATEGHQAIISIKIRHGVTPKLYNTGSKGEYNVSALVTIATKTFLRYNKLQDLIDSVRRYYPTVTIVIADDSENPKTISGPYIEHYIMPFGKGWFAGRNLAVSQVTTKYVLWVDDDFIFTANTKLEKLVDVLERTTLDLVGGAVREATGYTATYRQTISIEPGEEDGDCLHMRRGFHHVIQGFPNCVVTDGVINFFLARTDKVQQVGFDPRLARVAHLEFFIDGLGSLHVGSCDDVIVNHATKIKLPWASQSESDKTYAKFRYPLASSDATHTKNGLLFFKNRFQCLTHN is encoded by the exons ATGCGCTCCCTGAGAAAGACGGTGTTGCTCGCCATCCTGGTGTCCGTGGTGCTGGTACTGGCACTCCTCCATTCATGGCCCACTCGGGCTTACACCACAGTGGATGTGTGGCAGCGACCGGTGCCGATAGTAGAGAGGCATCTGGAGGAGAGGCTCCCAGAACCAGACCACAGATTAGGCAACATCCCCTTTCGCGTGAGGGAGAGTGTGGCAAG CTTGTTGGCTCGAAACGGATGTGTATGTGAGGGTGAGAGTGGAGGAGTAAACTTGCCCTTCGCCCAACTCTTATTCCCGCGGGTGTCAGCGCACCCGCTGCACACTGCCTTTGAGGCCTCTGAGCTGGAGGAAATGAAGAGGAGACGGGCCAAAGAGTACAAGAGTTTCCAGAAGAG GTCACAGACACCTGCAGATGTTCTCATGATTGCAGAAGCTAACAGTCCCTTACAGTATCCAACGCAGGGGGTGGAGGTCCGACCCCTGAAAACAATCATCATCCCAG GATTGGCCATACATGACCTTCCCAGAGACCACTACTCG ATAAACATCACTGCCACGCTGGGAACCCTGAATGTGGCAGCAGAGGTAGACGGGGTGAAAATCAAAGGCGATGGCGAGATGCACATGACTCTGTCAAGCAGCCTCCTGCCGAGCCTGAACCgacagctgcagtttgtcacctacacaaacacactcttccACCCGAGCACAGTAGACACAG tGCAGTTCGCGACAGAGGGGCATCAAGCCATCATCAGTATCAAGATTCGTCATGGCGTGACACCCAAACTCTACAACACAGGATCCAAAGGAG aGTACAATGTCAGTGCCCTGGTTACCATAGCCACAAAGACTTTCCTGCGTTATAACAAGCTTCAAGATCTAATCGACAGCGTGAGAAGATACTATCCTACTGTCACCATAGTAATCGCTGATGACAGCGAAAATCCCAAAACCATCTCCGGGCCTTACATCGAACATTACATCATGCCTTTTGGAAAG GGTTGGTTTGCTGGACGAAACCTGGCCGTCTCTCAGGTGACCACAAAGTACGTGCTGTGGGTGGACGACGACTTCATCTTCACAGCCAACACCAAGCTGGAGAAACTGGTGGATGTTTTAGAGAGAACCACTCTGGATCTG GTGGGTGGTGCAGTGCGAGAGGCCACAGGTTATACTGCCACCTACAGACAGACCATCTCCATTGAGCCAGGGGAGGAGGATGGCGACTGTTTACACATGAGGAGAGGATTTCATCACGTCATCCAAGGCTTCCCCAACTGTGTTGTGACTGACGGGGTCATCAACTTCTTCCTGGCTCGCACCGACAAAGTCCAGCAGGTCGGCTTTGACCCACGGCTGGCCAGGGTAGCTCACCTGG AGTTTTTCATCGACGGCTTGGGATCTCTCCACGTGGGCTCTTGTGACGATGTCATTGTCAATCATGCAACCAAAATCAAGCTCCCCTgggccagccaatcagagagcgaCAAGACTTACGCCAAGTTTCGTTACCCCCTGGCCTCCTCTGACGCCACACACACGAAAAATGGCCTCCTGTTCTTCAAAAACCGATTCCAGTGTTTGACTCATAATTag
- the arhgef25b gene encoding rho guanine nucleotide exchange factor 25 encodes MRGGHHQRGCGCQHLFRKLLSKCGCCSVRVRAESYAVAGSDGSITPSVGPVPHQASGSSSPTHSHSTSGGSRHPVSALKKWLTNPVRKLSSDARGGTGKVEKQMYRSDSRQPPSLLSHSEPQPRPLETHDNYTILPSPGDTVRKDGPSSPAAPTQPPCQGHLPEILQGRDTHSLSQKSSINTLQGDDGCTVTDDSASQWSATVDSEEERNLALEKSLYVLTELIETERLYVEDLGLIVQGYMATMTNQGVPEDMKGKDRIVFGNIHQIYDWHKDYFLGELEKCVGDPDSVAELFIKHERRLHMYVVYCQNKPKSEHVVSEYIETYFEDLRQQLGHRLQLNDLLIKPVQRIMKYQLLLKDFLKYYSKAGRDVEELQRAVEVMCFVPKRCNDMMNVGRLQGFEGKITAQGKLLQQDTFSVSEQESGVLSRARERRVFLFEQLVIFSEPIDKKKGFSLPGYTFKNSIKVSCLGVEEHSEEDPCCLVLTSRGTNGSVTRFIMQASSPEIQQAWLNDVVQILETQRNFLNALQSPIEYQRRESKSNSLGRNMTATTASAPGLRPHSSASMERRQQPCLLIHNTSLPSLHPPQHSLASKMDSNPGAATPQSAQPPLSSHQQLSLRSEERHGRGMANGLPPCSQHSAQSVTASFQATTLNKGGSYSAHRPNSLDQLKENEQ; translated from the exons ATGAGAGGGGGTCACCACCAGCGAGGGTGTGGGTGTCAGCACCTGTTCAGAAAACTGCTCAGCAAAtgtggctgctgctctgtccGGGTTAGAG cagagtcGTACGCTGTGGCGGGCAGTGACGGCAGTATTACCCCATCGGTGGGCCCGGTGCCCCACCAGGCCTCAGGCAGCTCCAgccccacacactcacactccacGTCTGGAGGATCACGCCACCCTGTCAGTGCCCTCAAGAAATGGCTCACCAATCCCGTTCGCAAGCTGAGCTCTGATGCCAGAGGAGGAACGGGAAAAGTCGAGAAGCAGATGTACAGGTCAGACAGCAGGCAGCCGCCATCGCTGCTTTCCCACAGTGAACCTCAGCCGAGGCCTCTGGAAACGCACGACAACTATaccatcctcccctcccctggAGACACG GTGCGGAAAGACGGTCCGTCGAGTCCAGCAGCTCCCACACAGCCGCCCTGTCAGGGCCACTTACCTGAGATCCTGCAAGGCAGAGACACGCACAGTCTG agtCAAAAATCCAGCATCAACACTCTCCAAGGGGACGACGGCTGCACTGTGACTGATGACTCAGCCAGCCAGTGGTCTGCTACAGTGGACAgcgaggaggagagaaaccttGCCTTAGAGAAGAGCTT ATATGTGCTGACAGAGCTGATAGAGACCGAAAGGTTGTATGTGGAGGATCTTGGGCTCATAGTACAG gGCTACATGGCCACCATGACCAATCAGGGAGTTCCAGAGGACATGAAAGGGAAGGACAGGATTGTGTTTGGAAACATCCACCAGATCTACGACTGGCATAAGGA TTATTTCCTGGGAGAGCTGGAGAAATGTGTGGGTGACCCAGACAGCGTGGCTGAGCTCTTCATCAAACAC GAACGACGTCTTCACATGTATGTGGTTTACTGTCAGAACAAACCCAAATCAGAACATGTGGTCTCCGAGTACATTGAGACCTACTTTGAG GATCTCAGGCAGCAGTTGGGTCACAGGCTGCAGCTCAATGATCTGCTCATCAAACCTGTTCAAAGGATCATGAAGTACCAGCTACTGCTGAAG GACTTCCTGAAGTACTACAGCAAAGCAGGACGGGATGTTGAGGAGCTGCAG AGGGCGGTGGAGGTGATGTGTTTTGTGCCAAAACGCTGTAATGATATGATGAACGTGGGCAGGCTCCAAGGTTTTGAG GGGAAAATCACAGCTCAGGGGAAGCTGCTCCAGCAGGATACCTTCTCTGTCAGCGAGCAGGAAAGCGGCGTCCTGtccagagccagagagaggcGGGTCTTCCTGTTTGAGCAGCTGGTCATCTTCAGTGAGCCAATAGATAAGAAAAAAGGCTTCTCTTTGCCTGGGtacacttttaaaaacagcatcaaG GTCAGCTGTTTGGGCGTGGAGGAGCACTCCGAGGAGGATCCATGCTGTCTGGTCCTGACCTCCCGTGGGACTAATGGCAGCGTGACGCGCTTCATCATGCAGGCATCATCTCCGGAAATACAGCAAGCTTGGCTCAATGACGTGGTCCAGATCTTAGAGACTCAGAGGAACTTCCTTAATG CCCTGCAGTCTCCTATAGAGTACCAACGCAGGGAAAGCAAGTCAAACAGCCTGGGCAGGAACATGACGGCTACGACTGCTTCAGCCCCTGGCCTGCGACCTCACTCCTCGGCATCCATGGAACGACGTCAGCAGCCCTGCCTGCTGATCCACAACACCTCCCTGCCCTCGCTGCATCCACCACAACACAGCCTGGCCTCGAAGATG GATTCTAATCCTGGTGCTGCGACACCTCAGTCGGCTCAGCCTCCGCTTTCCTCCCATCAGCAGCTCAGTTTGCGCTCAGAGGAGAGACACGGCCGCGGGATGGCCAATGGCCTGCCGCCCTGCAGCCAGCACAGCGCCCAG agtGTCACCGCCAGTTTCCAGGCGACCACGTTGAATAAAGGTGGGAGTTACTCGGCTCATCGACCAAACAGCCTGGATCAGCTCAAGGAGAACGAGCAGTAA